The following proteins come from a genomic window of Alnus glutinosa chromosome 10, dhAlnGlut1.1, whole genome shotgun sequence:
- the LOC133880245 gene encoding putative pentatricopeptide repeat-containing protein At3g08820 yields MIILSNPTSAAFSMALEIKKSLLQGFNSFKHLKHVHARLLRLGLDQDYYLVNMFLRQGLHFGDTHYSRLVFEQAREPNIFLWNTMIRGLVSNECFYDATEYYCLMRREGFSPNCFTFPFVLKACARLLDFQLGVKIHTLVVKEGFDDDVYVKTSLLCLYASCGYLGHARKVFDDIPDKNVVSWTAIISGYIGVGQYREAIDMFRMFLEMSLRPDSFTIVKVLSACTQLGDLRSGEWIDGYMAEIGMGRNVFVATSLVDMYAKCGNMEKARSVFDGMVEKDIVTWSTMIQNYALNGLPKEALDLFFQMQRENLEPDRYAMVGVLSACGRLGALELGDWASQMMDRNEFLANAILGTALIDMYARCGSMVQGWEVFKGMKEKDRVVWNAIISGLAMNGHVKAAFGLFGQIEKIGIQPDGNTFIGLLCGCTHAGLVDDGRRYFDSMNRVFSLTPTIEHYGCMVDLLGRAGLLDEAHQLIKGMPMEANAIVWGALLGGCRLHRDTVLAEHVLMKLIELEPWNSGNYVLLSNIYSASHRWDKAAKLRSRMNDNGIQKIPGCSWIEVDGVVHEFRVGDKSHPLSKQIYAKLEELAMKLKAAGYVPSTDFVLFDIEEEEKEHFLGCHSEKLAIAFGLISTSPKDVIRVVKNLRVCGDCHDAIKLISRFTGREVIVRDNNRFHSFIDGSCSCRDYW; encoded by the coding sequence ATGATCATCCTTTCCAACCCAACCTCTGCCGCATTTTCCATGGCCTTAGAAATCAAGAAAAGCCTTCTTCAAGGCTTCAACTCCTTCAAACACCTCAAGCATGTCCACGCCCGCCTTCTACGCCTCGGCCTCGACCAAGACTACTACCTCGTCAACATGTTCTTGCGTCAGGGCTTGCATTTTGGTGATACCCATTACTCGCGGCTCGTCTTCGAGCAAGCCAGAGAACCCAACATTTTTCTCTGGAACACGATGATCAGGGGCTTGGTTTCCAACGAGTGCTTTTACGATGCCACTGAATACTATTGTTTGATGCGGAGAGAGGGATTCTCGCCCAACTGTTTTACTTTCCCTTTTGTTCTCAAGGCCTGCGCGAGGCTTTTGGATTTTCAACTGGGTGTGAAGATTCATACCCTTGTCGTAAAAGAGGGGTTTGACGACGATGTTTACGTGAAGACTAGTTTGCTCTGCTTGTATGCTAGTTGCGGCTATCTGGGACATGCACGTAAGGTATTTGATGATATTCCGGACAAGAATGTTGTGTCTTGGACTGCAATCATTAGTGGGTACATTGGTGTTGGTCAGTATAGAGAAGCCATTGACATGTTTCGGATGTTCCTGGAGATGAGTTTGAGGCCTGATAGTTTTACCATTGTTAAGGTCTTGTCTGCTTGTACTCAGCTAGGGGACTTAAGAAGTGGAGAGTGGATTGATGGATACATGGCAGAGATTGGTATGGGGAGGAATGTTTTTGTGGCTACTTCTTTGGTGGACATGTATGCCAAGTGTGGTAACATGGAGAAAGCCCGGTCTGTCTTTGACGGGATGGTTGAGAAGGATATAGTTACTTGGAGTACCATGATTCAGAATTATGCGTTGAATGGGCTCCCTAAAGAAGCCCTGGACCTTTTCTTCCAGATGCAGAGAGAAAATTTGGAACCCGACCGTTATGCAATGGTTGGAGTGCTTTCTGCTTGTGGGAGGTTAGGAGCACTCGAGTTAGGGGACTGGGCTAGTCAGATGATGGATAGAAATGAGTTTTTGGCGAACGCTATTCTTGGTACAGCGTTGATTGATATGTATGCAAGATGTGGGAGCATGGTTCAAGGCTGGGAAGTCTTCAAAGGGATGAAGGAAAAAGACAGAGTTGTCTGGAATGCCATCATATCCGGGCTTGCTATGAATGGACATGTCAAAGCTGCATTTGGACTGTTCGGCCAAATTGAGAAAATTGGGATTCAACCTGATGGAAACACTTTCATTGGCCTTCTCTGTGGGTGTACCCATGCTGGTCTAGTTGATGATGGTCGTCGATATTTCGATAGCATGAACCGCGTCTTTTCCTTGACTCCTACAATTGAGCATTATGGATGTATGGTGGATCTTCTTGGTCGTGCAGGTTTATTAGATGAAGCTCATCAGTTGATAAAAGGTATGCCCATGGAGGCCAATGCAATTGTATGGGGAGCCTTGTTAGGTGGATGCAGGCTGCATCGAGACACCGTGCTAGCCGAACACGTACTGATGAAACTCATTGAGTTAGAACCATGGAACTCGGGAAATTATGTTCTCTTATCAAATATTTATTCAGCAAGCCATAGATGGGACAAAGCAGCGAAGCTTCGGTCAAGAATGAATGATAATGGGATCCAAAAGATACCAGGGTGTAGTTGGATTGAAGTAGATGGGGTTGTTCATGAATTTCGTGTGGGAGACAAGTCCCACCCCTTATCAAAACAGATATATGCAAAACTAGAAGAATTAGCTATGAAATTGAAAGCGGCCGGCTACGTTCCAAGTacagattttgttttgtttgacatTGAAGAGGAGGAAAAGGAGCATTTCCTTGGCTGTCATAGTGAGAAGCTAGCTATTGCATTTGGTCTAATCAGTACTTCTCCAAAAGATGTGATTCGAGTGGTTAAAAATCTTCGCGTCTGTGGTGATTGTCATGATGCCATTAAGCTGATTTCGAGATTTACTGGAAGAGAGGTAATTGTTCGGGATAATAATCGATTTCATAGCTTTATTGACGGTTCATGTTCATGTAGAGATTATTGGTGA
- the LOC133880309 gene encoding copper transport protein ATX1-like → MSQTVVLKVGMSCEGCVGAVKRVLGKMEGVESYDIDLKEQKVTVKGSVQPEAVLQTVSKTGKKTSFWEAGAPAASEEKPAEAVAAA, encoded by the exons ATGTCTCAG ACTGTTGTCCTCAAGGTTGGTATGTCATGTGAAGGCTGTGTTGGAGCCGTGAAAAGGGTTCTGGGCAAAATGGAAG GTGTAGAATCATATGATATTGATTTGAAGGAGCAGAAGGTGACAGTGAAAGGTAGTGTGCAGCCTGAGGCAGTTCTACAGACTGTTTCAAAAACTGGGAAGAAAACTAGCTTCTGGGAAGCAGGAGCTCCAGCAGCATCTGAAGAGAAGCCTGCTGAAGCCGTGGCTGCTGCTTAA